A genomic segment from Pseudomonadota bacterium encodes:
- a CDS encoding enoyl-CoA hydratase/isomerase family protein → MSNYEDVLYEKVGRTAIITINRPQKYNAFRPRTVVELLDAFQMAGWDRDIGSVVFTGAGGKAFCTGGDQSDHSGGQYGNNDARGAVGMPVEELHSVIRDIPKPVIAKVRGYAIGGGNVFCTLCDMTIASDNAIFGQVGPKMGSVDPGFGTAYLARVVGEKKAREIWYMCKRYTAKEALDMGLINAVVPDAELDDEVMRWCEELNKRSPTAIALAKKSFNADTESIRGMGQLAMQALRLYYYTEESQEGVKALNEKREPDFMKFYR, encoded by the coding sequence ATGAGCAATTACGAAGACGTTCTTTACGAGAAGGTGGGCCGTACCGCCATCATCACCATCAATCGCCCGCAGAAATACAACGCCTTTCGCCCGCGCACCGTCGTCGAGCTGCTGGACGCCTTCCAGATGGCGGGCTGGGATCGCGACATCGGCTCGGTGGTGTTCACCGGCGCCGGCGGCAAGGCCTTCTGCACCGGCGGCGACCAGTCCGACCACAGCGGTGGCCAGTACGGCAACAACGATGCGCGCGGCGCGGTCGGCATGCCGGTCGAAGAACTGCACTCGGTGATCCGTGACATCCCGAAGCCGGTCATCGCCAAGGTGCGCGGCTACGCCATCGGCGGCGGCAACGTGTTCTGCACGCTGTGCGACATGACCATCGCGTCCGACAACGCCATCTTCGGCCAGGTCGGCCCCAAGATGGGCTCGGTCGATCCCGGCTTCGGCACCGCCTACCTCGCACGCGTGGTGGGTGAGAAGAAGGCGCGCGAGATCTGGTACATGTGCAAGCGTTACACCGCCAAGGAAGCGCTGGACATGGGCCTCATCAACGCCGTGGTGCCCGACGCCGAACTCGATGACGAAGTGATGCGCTGGTGCGAGGAACTCAACAAGCGCAGCCCGACCGCCATCGCGCTCGCCAAGAAGAGCTTCAACGCCGACACCGAGTCCATCCGCGGCATGGGCCAGCTCGCCATGCAGGCGCTGCGTCTTTACTACTACACCGAGGAGTCGCAGGAAGGCGTGAAGGCCCTGAACGAGAAGCGCGAACCGGACTTCATGAAGTTCTATCGTTAG
- a CDS encoding nuclear transport factor 2 family protein, whose amino-acid sequence MSETHDTQALVERWARYYNDDATRMVQECYAADCKVYPMGLGVIEGRKGLQKVEDAVLAKAPRRRLEVLRTHIAGDTVCVECELKDADRGADWSVPFVAVLTIRDGEVITDRTYADWSRWPGL is encoded by the coding sequence ATGAGCGAGACGCACGATACCCAGGCGCTGGTCGAGCGCTGGGCGCGCTATTACAACGATGACGCGACGCGCATGGTGCAGGAATGCTACGCCGCGGACTGCAAGGTCTACCCCATGGGGCTAGGCGTCATCGAAGGCCGCAAAGGGCTGCAGAAAGTGGAAGACGCGGTGCTCGCCAAGGCGCCTCGGCGTCGCCTGGAAGTGCTGCGCACCCATATCGCGGGGGACACCGTGTGTGTCGAGTGTGAACTCAAGGACGCCGATCGCGGCGCCGACTGGTCGGTGCCCTTCGTCGCGGTGCTGACCATTCGCGACGGTGAAGTGATCACCGACCGCACCTATGCCGACTGGAGCCGCTGGCCGGGCCTGTGA
- a CDS encoding 2Fe-2S iron-sulfur cluster binding domain-containing protein encodes MGILSALFGQSVSKVTVQPSGVAFEVKRHQSILEAALAEGIAFPHSCTVGTCGSCKCLLKSGKIREITNFAYVLSAEELRDNVVLACQAGAKTDVVLEVPGLEAKRLNPAGDFIGRITALQDLTHDIKRVTLTLDRPLRFDAGQYVQLAVDAVFGARAYSLAMAPAAAGNSTIELFVRRVPEGEFTELLFAGHLADMPIKIHGPAGNFWLRDSRAPMICIAGGSGLAPLLAMLESATAREVGRNCVLLFGARTQADLYARDAIDAIAARWNGAFSFVPVLSDAAADAAWQGARGLVTEHIASAAQSLIAADTEAYLCGPPPMIDAALPLLSALGIAADHVHFDKFLDGRHGLARQDLA; translated from the coding sequence ATGGGGATTTTGAGCGCGCTGTTCGGACAGAGCGTCAGCAAGGTGACGGTGCAACCTTCGGGCGTCGCCTTCGAGGTCAAACGTCATCAATCCATACTCGAGGCCGCGCTCGCGGAGGGTATCGCCTTTCCCCATAGCTGCACGGTCGGCACCTGCGGTTCGTGCAAGTGCCTTCTCAAGTCCGGCAAGATTCGCGAGATCACCAATTTCGCCTACGTGCTGTCGGCCGAGGAACTGCGCGACAACGTGGTGCTCGCCTGCCAGGCGGGCGCCAAGACCGACGTGGTGCTGGAGGTGCCGGGCCTGGAAGCGAAGCGCCTCAATCCGGCCGGCGATTTCATCGGGCGCATCACCGCGCTCCAGGACCTCACGCACGACATCAAGCGTGTCACCTTGACGCTGGATCGGCCGCTGCGCTTCGACGCCGGCCAGTACGTGCAACTGGCCGTCGATGCGGTGTTCGGCGCGCGTGCCTATTCGCTGGCCATGGCGCCCGCCGCGGCCGGCAATTCGACCATCGAATTGTTCGTGCGCCGCGTGCCCGAAGGTGAGTTCACCGAACTGCTGTTCGCCGGGCATCTCGCCGATATGCCCATCAAGATCCACGGGCCCGCCGGCAATTTCTGGCTGCGCGACAGCCGCGCGCCCATGATCTGCATTGCCGGCGGCAGCGGCCTCGCGCCCTTGCTGGCCATGCTGGAGAGTGCCACGGCGCGCGAGGTCGGGCGCAACTGTGTACTGCTGTTCGGCGCGCGCACCCAGGCCGATCTCTACGCGCGGGACGCCATCGATGCCATCGCCGCGCGCTGGAACGGCGCCTTCAGCTTCGTGCCGGTGTTGTCCGACGCCGCCGCCGATGCCGCTTGGCAAGGCGCACGCGGGCTCGTCACCGAACACATCGCGAGCGCCGCGCAAAGTTTGATCGCAGCCGACACCGAGGCCTATCTGTGCGGCCCACCGCCGATGATCGATGCCGCCCTGCCGCTGCTGAGCGCGCTGGGCATCGCCGCGGATCATGTGCATTTCGACAAGTTTCTCGATGGCCGGCATGGCCTCGCGCGCCAGGATCTCGCCTGA
- a CDS encoding SDR family oxidoreductase yields MDLGLKNKAVIVTGGGSNIGRAIVLGFAREGARITIGDIDTAQANAVADEARKAGAAAVEVVQCDVTSLEQVQAMFKRTTDAFGAVDVLVNNVGWDKLMFFTQTTPDLWAKIIQVNFVGMLNCTHTALAIMAPQNKGAIVSISSDASRQGEPREAVYGGMKAGVNSFMKTIAKENGRNGIRCNVVCPGVTIPAETSEVGANSMWVNKDSMFTPDQLAQIAKSLPLKKIGRPEDVANAVVFLASEAAGHITGQVLSVSGGYSMIG; encoded by the coding sequence ATGGATCTCGGACTCAAGAACAAGGCCGTCATCGTTACCGGCGGTGGCTCGAACATCGGCCGCGCGATCGTGCTCGGCTTCGCGCGCGAAGGCGCCAGGATCACCATCGGCGACATCGATACCGCGCAGGCCAACGCGGTGGCCGACGAGGCGCGCAAGGCCGGCGCCGCCGCGGTCGAGGTCGTGCAGTGCGATGTCACGTCCCTCGAACAGGTGCAGGCCATGTTCAAACGCACCACCGATGCCTTCGGCGCGGTCGATGTGCTGGTCAACAACGTCGGTTGGGACAAGCTCATGTTCTTCACCCAGACCACACCCGACCTGTGGGCCAAGATCATCCAGGTCAATTTTGTCGGCATGTTGAACTGCACCCACACCGCGCTCGCGATCATGGCGCCGCAGAACAAGGGCGCCATCGTGTCGATCAGCTCCGATGCCAGCCGCCAGGGCGAACCGCGCGAGGCGGTTTACGGCGGCATGAAGGCCGGCGTCAACAGCTTCATGAAGACCATCGCCAAGGAAAACGGCCGCAACGGCATACGCTGCAATGTGGTGTGCCCGGGCGTGACCATTCCGGCCGAGACCTCGGAAGTCGGCGCCAACAGCATGTGGGTCAACAAGGACAGCATGTTCACCCCCGACCAGCTCGCCCAGATCGCCAAGAGCCTGCCCTTGAAGAAGATCGGTCGCCCCGAAGACGTCGCCAATGCCGTGGTGTTTCTCGCTTCCGAAGCCGCCGGCCACATCACCGGCCAGGTGCTGAGCGTGAGCGGCGGCTATTCGATGATCGGTTGA
- a CDS encoding acyl-CoA dehydrogenase family protein encodes MLARTIFDDEHHQFRDAVRRFFAAELTPNIPRWEAQGQVDKSFWRACGEQGVLCPDMPEAYGGAGLDFRANAIVLEETSYTGSATPAFGVHSDIVAHYLLKYAHDDVRQAWIPRMVDGSAIACICMTEPGGGSDLKAIRSTALREGDHYRINGAKTFITNGVTADIAIIAARTGAEPGAKGISLFFCETDRPGFKVGRKLDKVGQASSDVAEIFFDDLTVPAHYLLGAENQGFVYMMQELPQERMSIAVTAHSAAQRAYDLTVDYVKQRQAFGHALMEFQNTRFVLADLRTQLQVGWAHLDACMAALVARKLTTDQAASAKLFHTELRSTVTDACVQLFGGYGYMNEYEIARLWKDTRIQRIYGGSSEIMKELISRAI; translated from the coding sequence ATGCTGGCGCGCACCATCTTCGACGACGAGCACCACCAGTTCCGCGACGCGGTGCGGCGTTTCTTCGCCGCCGAGCTGACGCCCAACATTCCGCGCTGGGAAGCGCAGGGCCAGGTCGACAAGTCCTTCTGGCGCGCCTGCGGCGAGCAGGGCGTGTTGTGTCCCGACATGCCGGAAGCCTATGGCGGCGCCGGTCTCGACTTTCGCGCCAATGCCATCGTGCTGGAAGAAACGTCCTACACCGGCTCGGCGACGCCGGCGTTCGGCGTGCATTCGGACATCGTTGCGCACTACCTCTTGAAATATGCCCACGACGATGTGCGCCAGGCCTGGATCCCGCGCATGGTCGATGGCAGCGCCATCGCCTGCATCTGCATGACCGAGCCGGGCGGCGGCAGCGATCTGAAAGCCATCCGCAGCACCGCGCTGCGCGAAGGCGACCACTACCGCATCAATGGCGCCAAGACCTTCATCACCAATGGCGTGACGGCGGACATCGCCATCATCGCCGCGCGTACCGGCGCCGAGCCGGGCGCCAAGGGCATCTCGCTGTTCTTCTGCGAAACCGACCGGCCCGGCTTCAAGGTCGGGCGCAAGCTCGACAAGGTCGGCCAGGCCTCGTCCGACGTCGCCGAGATCTTCTTCGACGATCTCACGGTGCCGGCCCATTACCTGCTGGGCGCCGAGAACCAGGGCTTCGTGTACATGATGCAGGAGCTGCCGCAGGAGCGCATGTCGATTGCCGTGACCGCGCATTCGGCCGCGCAACGCGCCTACGATCTGACCGTCGACTACGTCAAGCAGCGCCAGGCCTTCGGCCATGCGCTGATGGAATTCCAGAACACGCGCTTCGTGCTGGCCGATCTGCGTACCCAACTGCAGGTTGGCTGGGCGCACCTCGATGCCTGCATGGCCGCGCTGGTGGCGCGCAAGCTCACCACCGACCAGGCGGCCTCGGCCAAGCTCTTTCACACCGAGCTGCGCTCGACGGTGACCGATGCCTGCGTGCAGCTGTTCGGCGGCTATGGCTACATGAACGAATACGAGATTGCCCGGCTCTGGAAGGACACCCGCATCCAGCGCATCTACGGTGGCTCGTCCGAGATCATGAAAGAACTGATCAGCCGCGCCATCTGA
- a CDS encoding long-chain-fatty-acid--CoA ligase: MWVYKEIRTLGDYLDYYARHAPTRTALVYEGHLTSYGELDEQARRLAHGMRAAGVTSGARVVYLGKNSDDFFLALFGTVKAGACFCPLNWRLSPPELCRVLADSEASFAFVEPEFATLWASMVEATNLDITVQEVDRARGADDPLRRWLGGFDSAPLPAVAMEAGAIQLYTSGTTGDPKGVVLTHDNFNHMRLCEHFEAAFEWKPEDRFLVALPNFHLLAIGLSLQSMYNGMAVVIDRQFEPGAALESISTQRPTITAFAPAMIQMLLDHPQAAQADFSSLRLVMYAGSPISLGLIKRAIVAMPCRFMQFYGATETSGAVTLLRPAEHNLEREDKLKACGKPLPLIELRIVDEHGQDVADGQPGELWIRSPSLASGYWKKPEITASVFEQGWYHSGDIAIRDEEGLYYIHDRLKDMIVSGGENIYSTEIESVLSTHAAVAVAAVIGVPDARWGEAVKACVVVKPGMSVSADELIDYCRPRLAGYKLPKSIDFHASFPMTGSGKIAKKELREPYWAGQDRGVG, from the coding sequence ATGTGGGTCTACAAGGAAATCCGGACGCTCGGCGACTACCTCGATTACTACGCCCGCCATGCGCCGACGCGCACGGCGCTGGTCTATGAAGGCCATCTGACGAGCTACGGCGAACTCGACGAGCAGGCCCGGCGCCTCGCCCATGGCATGCGCGCGGCCGGCGTCACGAGCGGTGCGCGCGTGGTTTACCTCGGCAAGAACTCCGATGATTTCTTCCTCGCCCTGTTCGGCACCGTCAAGGCAGGCGCCTGTTTCTGTCCGCTCAACTGGCGTTTGTCGCCACCGGAGCTGTGCCGCGTGCTGGCCGATTCGGAAGCCTCGTTCGCGTTCGTCGAACCGGAATTCGCGACGCTGTGGGCGAGCATGGTCGAAGCGACCAATCTCGACATCACTGTCCAGGAAGTCGATCGCGCACGCGGCGCGGACGATCCGCTGCGTCGCTGGCTGGGCGGTTTCGACAGCGCGCCGCTGCCGGCGGTGGCCATGGAAGCCGGCGCCATACAGCTCTACACCTCGGGCACCACGGGTGATCCCAAGGGCGTGGTGCTCACCCACGACAACTTCAATCACATGCGCCTGTGCGAGCATTTCGAAGCGGCCTTCGAATGGAAGCCGGAAGACCGCTTCCTGGTCGCGCTGCCGAACTTCCACCTGCTCGCCATCGGCCTGTCGCTGCAGTCGATGTACAACGGCATGGCGGTGGTGATCGACAGGCAGTTCGAGCCGGGCGCCGCCCTTGAGTCGATTTCCACGCAGAGGCCGACCATCACCGCGTTCGCGCCGGCCATGATCCAGATGCTGCTCGATCACCCGCAGGCGGCGCAGGCCGATTTCTCGTCGCTGCGTCTCGTGATGTATGCCGGCTCGCCGATTTCGCTCGGGCTCATCAAGCGCGCCATCGTCGCCATGCCCTGCCGCTTCATGCAGTTCTACGGCGCGACCGAGACCTCCGGCGCCGTCACGCTGCTGCGTCCGGCGGAGCACAACCTCGAACGCGAGGACAAGCTCAAGGCCTGCGGCAAACCGCTGCCGCTGATTGAACTGCGTATCGTCGACGAGCACGGGCAGGATGTGGCCGACGGCCAACCGGGCGAGCTATGGATCCGTTCTCCCTCCCTCGCCAGCGGTTACTGGAAGAAGCCGGAAATCACCGCGTCGGTGTTCGAGCAGGGCTGGTATCACAGCGGCGATATCGCGATCCGCGACGAGGAAGGGCTTTACTACATTCACGATCGCCTGAAGGACATGATCGTGTCGGGTGGCGAGAACATTTATTCGACCGAAATAGAATCGGTGCTCTCGACCCACGCCGCGGTGGCGGTCGCCGCCGTCATCGGCGTGCCCGATGCGCGCTGGGGCGAAGCGGTGAAAGCCTGCGTGGTGGTCAAGCCCGGCATGAGCGTCAGCGCCGATGAACTCATCGACTACTGCCGGCCGCGCCTGGCCGGCTACAAGCTGCCGAAGAGCATCGATTTCCACGCCTCGTTTCCCATGACCGGCAGCGGCAAGATTGCCAAGAAGGAGTTGCGCGAACCGTACTGGGCCGGCCAGGATCGCGGCGTCGGTTGA
- a CDS encoding phosphotransferase family protein, translating into MLETDKDRPAPAAIAALRARFACEPEIDRILTRKLEQRAGPGYLHRDLATLLAGSAALIREQVGDDFTISDARWLTGGASKLQMAFTLGWTPPGEPRRNSAMVLRMQPAESVVESSRRREYEVLAAMQGIVPVPPVYWVDDEARHLPYPAIIYGFVDGVTKPRDATSQASGMGTQLAAHWRDSLGPQFVSAIARVHRTDVARLPLPSYEKHAPGLDCIERTLNHWERVWEEDADEDVPLMRLACAWLRRHRPACARPALLHGDYRMGNFLFTEHDARITAILDWEMARIGDPHADLAWAMNPAYGLRAEDGKTWLVAGLVPEREFLARYQDESGVRVDPATLHYYRVLCGWVQGVIALGTAWRIAHNAKTHQDVLMAWIVGIGPKLLAELRALLAEG; encoded by the coding sequence GTGCTTGAGACCGACAAGGATCGGCCGGCGCCGGCCGCCATCGCGGCGCTGCGCGCGCGCTTCGCCTGTGAGCCCGAGATCGATCGGATCCTCACGCGCAAGCTCGAACAACGTGCCGGGCCCGGCTACCTGCATCGCGACCTCGCCACCCTGCTGGCCGGCAGCGCGGCGCTGATCCGTGAGCAGGTCGGCGACGACTTCACGATCAGCGACGCGCGCTGGCTGACCGGCGGCGCGTCGAAACTGCAGATGGCGTTCACGCTCGGGTGGACGCCGCCCGGCGAGCCGCGTCGCAACAGTGCGATGGTGCTGCGCATGCAGCCGGCCGAATCGGTGGTCGAGAGCAGTCGGCGGCGCGAATACGAAGTGCTGGCCGCCATGCAGGGCATCGTGCCGGTACCGCCGGTGTACTGGGTCGATGACGAGGCGCGCCACCTGCCCTATCCCGCCATCATCTACGGCTTCGTCGACGGCGTGACCAAGCCGCGCGACGCCACCAGCCAGGCCAGCGGCATGGGCACGCAACTCGCGGCGCACTGGCGCGACAGTCTCGGCCCGCAATTCGTCTCCGCCATCGCGCGCGTGCATCGTACCGACGTGGCGCGGCTGCCGCTGCCGAGCTATGAGAAGCACGCGCCCGGCCTCGATTGCATCGAGCGCACGCTCAATCATTGGGAACGGGTGTGGGAAGAAGACGCCGACGAAGACGTGCCGCTCATGCGCCTGGCCTGCGCGTGGCTGCGCCGGCACAGGCCGGCCTGCGCGCGACCGGCGCTGCTGCACGGCGACTATCGCATGGGCAACTTCCTGTTCACCGAGCACGACGCGCGCATCACCGCCATCCTCGATTGGGAAATGGCGCGCATCGGCGACCCGCACGCCGACCTCGCCTGGGCCATGAACCCCGCCTACGGCCTGCGCGCCGAAGACGGCAAGACCTGGCTGGTGGCGGGCCTCGTACCGGAACGCGAATTCCTGGCGCGTTACCAGGACGAGAGCGGGGTGCGCGTGGACCCGGCCACCTTGCATTACTACCGGGTGCTGTGCGGCTGGGTGCAGGGTGTGATCGCGCTCGGCACAGCGTGGCGCATCGCCCACAACGCCAAAACCCACCAGGACGTATTGATGGCCTGGATCGTCGGCATCGGTCCCAAGCTCCTCGCTGAGCTGCGCGCGCTGCTGGCGGAAGGCTGA
- a CDS encoding nitronate monooxygenase: protein MSLPTLLATLRAPIMAAPMFIVSTPALVVAQCRAGIVGSMPALNARTDVQLDAWLGEITSALSADGAMAPFAINQIAHRSNDRLARDTEIIVKHRVPIVIISLSADRDIVDAVHAYGGLVFNDVISDRHARKAIDNGCDGLIAVAAGAGGHTGNVSPFALVEEIRGWWDGPLALSGAIATGRSVLAALAAGADLAYIGTPFIATEEANAAIDYKTMVTGARSADIVTTDYFSGVPANFLAGSIVRAGLDPRALRRDPEHATNVSPSGDSHKTWRDIWGCGHGVGAVTDIVPAGLRVARLISEYQAARVAFGLR from the coding sequence ATGTCGCTGCCCACGCTCCTTGCCACGCTGCGCGCGCCGATCATGGCGGCGCCGATGTTCATCGTCTCGACGCCGGCGCTGGTGGTGGCGCAATGCCGGGCCGGCATCGTCGGCTCGATGCCGGCGCTGAATGCTCGCACCGACGTGCAGCTCGATGCGTGGCTGGGCGAGATCACGAGCGCGCTCAGCGCCGATGGCGCGATGGCACCGTTCGCCATCAACCAGATTGCTCACCGCAGCAACGATCGCCTGGCGCGCGACACCGAGATCATCGTCAAGCACCGCGTGCCCATCGTCATCATCAGCCTGTCGGCGGACCGCGACATCGTCGATGCCGTGCACGCCTATGGCGGCCTGGTGTTCAACGATGTGATCTCCGACCGCCATGCGCGCAAGGCCATCGACAACGGCTGCGACGGCCTGATCGCGGTGGCGGCGGGCGCGGGCGGCCACACCGGCAATGTTTCGCCGTTCGCGCTGGTGGAAGAGATCCGTGGCTGGTGGGATGGGCCGCTGGCGCTGTCCGGCGCCATCGCCACCGGTCGCAGCGTGCTGGCCGCGCTGGCGGCGGGCGCGGATCTGGCCTATATCGGCACACCGTTCATCGCCACCGAGGAAGCCAACGCGGCGATTGATTACAAGACCATGGTGACCGGCGCGCGCAGCGCCGACATCGTCACCACCGATTATTTCAGCGGCGTGCCGGCCAATTTCCTGGCCGGATCCATCGTTCGCGCCGGGCTCGACCCGCGGGCGCTGCGGCGCGACCCCGAGCACGCCACCAACGTCAGCCCCAGCGGCGATTCGCACAAGACCTGGCGCGACATCTGGGGCTGCGGCCACGGCGTCGGCGCCGTCACGGATATCGTGCCGGCGGGCCTGCGTGTGGCACGATTGATTTCCGAATACCAGGCGGCGCGTGTCGCTTTCGGCCTGCGCTGA
- a CDS encoding phosphotransferase family protein: protein MARRGHGGYGARSVAEVTAQLTALFAHEGLRDVSISSLARMTGGASKEQFAFTLSHAASPAPERLVLRMDPWMGIVETCRGREAQLLAAFAGTVPVPPLRFVDADGEHLGQPGLITGMVAGNTAPTDVAAKAVTGVGIRFEHWIARLAPQFVANLARIHAFDWRRAELSYFDAPAAGTCQAALRQVNWWARVWQQDLVEPEPLVTLVERWLRENAPVCAQPVVVHGDYRIGNFMFVEPSGDFSAVLDWELAHLGDFHEDLAWSVQRLFGTPREDGELLISGLMTRADFFERYAQAAGVTINPDTIRYYEILNAWKCIIINNSSACRAALESQSHQDLVLTWMAFGSAVFMAQLDELLGAACA from the coding sequence ATGGCGCGCCGTGGCCACGGCGGCTATGGCGCGCGCAGCGTTGCCGAAGTCACAGCGCAATTGACCGCGCTATTCGCGCATGAAGGCCTGCGCGATGTCAGCATCAGCTCTCTCGCGCGCATGACGGGCGGCGCGTCGAAAGAACAGTTCGCCTTTACATTGAGCCATGCCGCGTCGCCGGCGCCCGAGCGCCTGGTGTTGCGCATGGATCCGTGGATGGGCATCGTCGAGACCTGTCGCGGTCGCGAAGCGCAGCTGCTGGCGGCCTTCGCCGGCACGGTGCCGGTGCCGCCGCTGCGCTTCGTCGATGCCGATGGCGAGCATCTTGGCCAGCCGGGGCTCATCACCGGCATGGTGGCCGGCAACACCGCGCCCACCGACGTCGCGGCCAAGGCCGTGACCGGGGTCGGCATCCGCTTCGAGCACTGGATTGCCAGACTCGCGCCACAGTTCGTGGCGAATCTTGCGCGCATCCACGCCTTCGATTGGCGCCGCGCCGAGCTTTCCTATTTCGACGCGCCGGCGGCCGGCACCTGCCAGGCGGCGCTGCGCCAGGTCAACTGGTGGGCGCGGGTCTGGCAGCAGGACCTGGTCGAGCCCGAGCCGCTGGTGACACTGGTCGAACGCTGGCTCAGGGAAAACGCGCCGGTGTGTGCGCAGCCGGTGGTCGTGCACGGCGACTATCGCATCGGCAACTTCATGTTCGTCGAACCGAGCGGCGATTTCAGCGCGGTGCTGGACTGGGAGCTCGCGCACCTCGGCGATTTTCATGAAGATCTCGCGTGGAGCGTGCAACGGCTGTTCGGCACGCCGCGTGAGGATGGCGAGCTCTTGATCTCGGGACTGATGACGCGCGCGGATTTCTTCGAACGCTATGCGCAGGCGGCCGGCGTCACCATCAATCCCGACACCATCCGCTACTACGAGATCCTCAACGCCTGGAAGTGCATCATCATCAATAACAGCTCAGCGTGTCGCGCGGCGCTCGAGAGCCAGAGCCACCAGGACCTGGTGCTGACCTGGATGGCTTTCGGCTCGGCGGTATTCATGGCCCAGCTCGACGAACTCCTGGGAGCGGCTTGCGCATGA
- a CDS encoding SDR family oxidoreductase: MENPMNLTDRVIIVTGAAQGIGRGVALKAASLGARLVLVDINGDGARETAELVGGQADVHAGSVADPAFVQGMVEAVVARHGTINGLFNNAGIIRTAMIHKMSLADWQAVIDVNLTGVFHCLQAVGRHMLERAEAGEVASRRIVNVSSIAGRRGTIGQINYGAAKSGVLGITMSAAREWARFNIGVNSVCFGAVETPMTEVIRSPKFIERTMAGIPMGRIAQPAEVAEPCCFLLSDAASYITGQHLNVDGGAQIGF; the protein is encoded by the coding sequence ATGGAAAACCCAATGAATCTCACCGACCGCGTGATCATCGTGACCGGCGCCGCGCAAGGCATCGGCCGTGGCGTGGCCTTGAAGGCCGCCAGCCTCGGCGCGCGCCTGGTGCTGGTCGACATCAACGGCGATGGCGCGCGTGAAACCGCGGAGCTGGTCGGCGGCCAGGCCGACGTGCACGCCGGCAGCGTCGCGGACCCGGCGTTCGTGCAGGGCATGGTCGAAGCAGTGGTGGCCAGGCACGGCACCATCAACGGCCTGTTCAACAACGCCGGCATCATCCGCACGGCCATGATCCACAAGATGTCGCTGGCCGACTGGCAGGCGGTCATCGATGTCAATCTCACCGGCGTTTTCCACTGTCTGCAGGCGGTCGGCCGGCACATGCTGGAGCGCGCCGAGGCCGGCGAAGTGGCGTCGCGTCGCATCGTCAACGTGTCGTCCATCGCCGGCCGCCGCGGCACCATCGGCCAGATCAATTACGGCGCCGCCAAGTCCGGCGTGCTGGGCATCACCATGAGCGCGGCGCGCGAATGGGCGCGCTTCAACATCGGCGTCAACAGCGTGTGCTTCGGCGCGGTGGAAACGCCCATGACCGAAGTCATCCGCAGTCCCAAGTTCATCGAACGCACCATGGCCGGCATCCCCATGGGCCGCATCGCGCAGCCGGCGGAAGTGGCTGAGCCCTGTTGCTTCCTGTTGTCCGACGCGGCCAGCTATATCACCGGCCAGCATCTGAACGTGGATGGTGGCGCGCAGATCGGGTTTTGA